One part of the Sphingobacterium sp. LZ7M1 genome encodes these proteins:
- a CDS encoding helix-turn-helix transcriptional regulator, with translation MIKYLSEGLSSVQIAEIMFVSPFTVDTHRRNLMQKFNVNKTVNLLQKIKDLGLDE, from the coding sequence GTGATAAAATACCTTTCTGAAGGTTTGAGTTCGGTGCAGATTGCTGAAATTATGTTTGTCAGTCCATTTACGGTAGACACCCATCGCAGGAATCTGATGCAAAAATTCAATGTTAACAAGACCGTTAATCTCCTGCAGAAGATAAAGGATTTGGGATTGGATGAATGA
- the moaC gene encoding cyclic pyranopterin monophosphate synthase MoaC, with protein sequence MTDFSHINKNQQPSIVNVMDKKITQRRATAKASIELPPVVMQKLTEENFNTAKGSIIHTAIIAGIMAAKKTGELIPLCHPIGLENCEVEIKFNGNSLDIYAIAEVEAKTGVEMEAMTAVSIAALTIYDMCKALSHDIIIREIKLIEKTGGKNDFKRSE encoded by the coding sequence ATGACCGATTTTTCGCATATCAATAAAAACCAACAACCCAGCATCGTCAATGTCATGGATAAAAAGATAACTCAAAGACGTGCAACGGCCAAAGCAAGCATTGAACTTCCTCCAGTAGTTATGCAGAAACTGACCGAAGAGAACTTCAATACCGCTAAAGGTTCCATTATCCACACCGCTATTATTGCGGGAATTATGGCTGCTAAAAAGACTGGAGAACTTATTCCATTATGTCATCCCATTGGTCTGGAGAATTGTGAAGTTGAAATAAAATTCAACGGTAACAGTCTTGACATCTATGCCATAGCAGAGGTGGAAGCAAAAACTGGGGTTGAAATGGAGGCAATGACTGCGGTTTCCATTGCTGCATTGACCATTTATGATATGTGCAAAGCCCTCAGCCATGATATTATCATTCGAGAAATTAAACTGATTGAAAAAACAGGAGGAAAAAATGACTTCAAAAGGTCAGAATAA
- the moaA gene encoding GTP 3',8-cyclase MoaA → MLKDKFGRTINYLRLAVVDRCNLRCTYCMPENGLPWIKQNELMTDDEIIRLCNIFTQLGVDKIRITGGEPFVRKNCMELIHRIAQINKLNELSITTNGILTEPFIPQLKAAGIKSVNLSIDTLDENRFFKITRRNEFWQVMKTMESLLSNNIQVKINCVVMDGQNIEDIIPLVNLGKTLPIAVRFIEEMPFNGDNKEISLKWNQHNIYQHIQEHFGEINKLQDPISSTSYNYKIPGFKGEFGIIAAYSRSFCGDCNRGRISPLGVLKTCLYEGGGINLKDEMRLGKTDMELKDLIIQSVQHKPKDGWEAEKISLDPNTIHQSMATIGG, encoded by the coding sequence ATGTTGAAGGATAAATTTGGGCGAACTATTAATTATTTACGGCTTGCTGTTGTTGACCGATGTAATCTACGTTGCACTTACTGTATGCCCGAAAATGGCCTTCCTTGGATCAAGCAAAATGAATTGATGACAGATGATGAAATAATCAGACTTTGCAACATCTTCACTCAACTTGGCGTAGATAAGATCCGTATTACCGGTGGTGAACCTTTTGTAAGGAAAAACTGCATGGAATTGATCCATAGAATTGCCCAAATTAACAAGCTCAACGAATTAAGCATCACAACCAATGGTATCTTGACCGAACCTTTTATTCCGCAGCTAAAAGCTGCTGGAATCAAATCTGTCAACCTTAGCATAGATACCTTAGACGAGAATAGATTCTTCAAAATTACCCGTAGAAATGAATTTTGGCAGGTCATGAAAACCATGGAAAGCCTGCTCTCGAACAATATTCAAGTAAAGATCAATTGCGTTGTAATGGACGGTCAAAATATTGAAGACATCATTCCATTGGTCAACTTGGGCAAGACCCTCCCAATTGCTGTCAGATTCATTGAAGAAATGCCTTTCAATGGTGATAATAAAGAGATTTCCCTAAAATGGAACCAGCATAATATATACCAACATATCCAAGAACACTTTGGAGAAATAAATAAACTACAAGACCCAATAAGTTCCACCTCCTACAATTATAAAATACCTGGATTTAAAGGGGAATTTGGAATCATAGCAGCTTATTCCCGTAGCTTCTGCGGGGATTGCAACCGAGGACGCATTAGCCCATTAGGGGTTCTGAAAACCTGTCTATATGAAGGTGGGGGAATAAACTTAAAAGATGAAATGCGATTGGGAAAAACAGATATGGAACTAAAAGATTTAATCATACAAAGTGTACAGCATAAACCTAAAGATGGTTGGGAAGCTGAAAAAATTAGTTTAGATCCCAATACTATTCATCAATCAATGGCAACAATTGGAGGATAA
- a CDS encoding NTP transferase domain-containing protein: protein MTSKGQNKVAEIYGLVLAGGKSRRMGKPKDLIHWHGKEQRYYAADLLAEFCDQVFISCRQDQTQDFDPNYQALTDTFLNMGPFGGILSAFHAHRDKAWLVVACDLPLLDKDSLTKLMQSRDSNKLATTYKSPFDGLPEPLISIWEPKSYPLLLSFLANGITCPRKVLIHSDCLILDPINPDALMNVNSPEDAEIADKALQEQKKI from the coding sequence ATGACTTCAAAAGGTCAGAATAAGGTAGCAGAAATCTATGGTCTGGTCCTCGCAGGAGGGAAAAGCCGTAGAATGGGAAAACCCAAAGATCTAATCCATTGGCATGGCAAGGAACAAAGATATTATGCTGCCGATCTGCTAGCAGAATTCTGTGATCAGGTCTTTATTTCCTGCCGTCAAGATCAAACCCAAGACTTTGACCCAAATTACCAGGCATTGACAGATACTTTTCTCAATATGGGCCCCTTTGGCGGTATCCTTTCAGCATTTCATGCCCATCGCGACAAAGCTTGGCTGGTTGTAGCTTGTGACCTGCCTTTGTTGGACAAAGACTCCCTAACCAAGCTAATGCAATCACGCGACTCTAATAAATTAGCGACAACCTATAAAAGCCCATTTGACGGCCTTCCAGAACCTTTGATAAGTATCTGGGAGCCAAAAAGCTATCCCTTACTGTTAAGCTTTCTAGCAAATGGCATTACCTGCCCTAGGAAAGTCCTGATCCATTCGGATTGCTTGATCTTAGACCCTATCAATCCTGATGCTTTAATGAATGTGAACAGTCCTGAGGATGCAGAAATAGCTGACAAAGCGCTTCAAGAACAAAAAAAAATATAG
- a CDS encoding molybdopterin molybdotransferase MoeA: protein MEMITVAQAEQIILSEKRDFGVESILLLDALGRVLAEDLTADRDLPPFDRATVDGIAINAKALSAGVQKFKIQAVQAAGEHPISIASIDSCIEIMTGAALDPSMDSIIRYEDISIENGFAVINIEVKKGQNIHVKAKDKAQGEVLVQAGKIIEAAIMGIAASIGKTEVLVKKLPRIAIISTGDEMVSIDSVPSPYQLRRSNGISIQSALKKYQISADAYHLDDHFDEIKAKLAEFLVHYDVLVMTGGVSMGKYDFLPKVCSALGVTQLFHKIKQRPGKPFWFGKDKNDKLLFAFPGNPVSVFMCLNRYLIPWLEASLNIEVSTPQFAILQNDIQFSTALQYFAQVKLKVNNLGQLTAVSVNSNGSGDFSHLAETNAFIELPLEKNSFYKGEVYQVWTYK from the coding sequence ATGGAAATGATTACCGTTGCGCAAGCTGAACAGATAATCCTTTCAGAAAAAAGGGATTTTGGAGTAGAATCGATCCTTCTGCTGGATGCTTTAGGAAGGGTACTCGCTGAAGACCTGACTGCGGATCGCGATTTACCTCCATTTGACCGAGCAACAGTTGATGGAATAGCAATCAATGCTAAAGCCCTCTCTGCTGGTGTTCAGAAGTTTAAAATCCAAGCTGTTCAAGCTGCTGGAGAACATCCTATTTCGATTGCATCCATAGACTCCTGTATTGAGATCATGACGGGAGCAGCCTTAGACCCTTCAATGGACAGTATTATCCGTTATGAAGATATAAGCATTGAGAATGGCTTTGCAGTCATCAATATTGAAGTTAAAAAAGGACAAAATATCCATGTAAAGGCTAAGGATAAAGCACAAGGTGAAGTCCTTGTGCAAGCCGGAAAAATTATTGAAGCAGCTATTATGGGAATTGCTGCATCTATCGGAAAAACTGAAGTCTTGGTAAAAAAACTACCCAGAATCGCCATTATTTCTACTGGTGACGAAATGGTATCCATTGATTCAGTTCCAAGCCCATATCAATTGAGACGGTCCAATGGCATCAGTATACAATCTGCATTGAAAAAATATCAGATTTCGGCGGATGCCTACCATCTCGACGATCATTTCGATGAAATCAAAGCAAAACTTGCTGAGTTCCTCGTTCATTACGATGTACTGGTCATGACTGGTGGCGTTTCGATGGGAAAATATGATTTTCTACCAAAAGTTTGCTCCGCATTAGGCGTAACACAACTCTTCCACAAAATCAAACAGCGACCTGGTAAACCTTTTTGGTTCGGAAAGGATAAAAACGATAAACTGCTATTTGCATTCCCAGGCAATCCAGTTTCTGTATTTATGTGCCTTAATCGCTATTTGATTCCCTGGTTGGAGGCTTCATTGAATATAGAAGTATCTACTCCACAGTTTGCTATCTTACAAAATGACATTCAGTTTTCAACTGCTTTGCAATATTTTGCTCAGGTAAAACTGAAGGTGAATAATTTGGGACAATTAACGGCAGTATCCGTGAACAGCAATGGTTCTGGAGACTTTTCACATCTCGCCGAAACTAATGCCTTTATAGAACTTCCCTTAGAAAAAAACAGTTTTTATAAGGGTGAAGTTTATCAAGTATGGACCTATAAATAG
- a CDS encoding energy transducer TonB, whose translation MDKNAVPTIGPHDFVQKINNSYRFPNDAVDHKVEGYVEVRFYVDENGNAMDYKIVQDLGYGTGPELVKRLKTHESWFPAKYKGKDIGVWINYVLYLNFRDLTIN comes from the coding sequence GTGGATAAGAACGCTGTACCTACAATTGGGCCTCATGATTTTGTCCAAAAAATTAATAATAGCTATCGATTTCCAAACGATGCAGTAGACCATAAAGTTGAGGGCTATGTGGAAGTAAGATTTTATGTAGATGAAAATGGAAATGCCATGGACTATAAAATAGTTCAAGACCTGGGCTACGGAACAGGACCTGAACTCGTAAAGAGACTAAAAACCCATGAATCATGGTTTCCAGCAAAATACAAAGGAAAAGATATAGGCGTATGGATTAATTACGTCCTATATCTAAATTTCCGTGATCTCACAATCAATTAA
- a CDS encoding TlpA disulfide reductase family protein yields MKNIAIFLFVLFAQVAFAQKFPIHYKIVETNVSNDQSTQTTFYISVRESRNTEKQKQLELSLDGKEEIDLKDQSVNFSTLKTAELLDGLGSSPNFLGFVQFYINYPLTFENKVLVQDTAAFNQKLTNLKEEFNLTLLKDEFFLINNSYESLFNDVYFNDFAHVKPEQLKQSEFQLGAFTYKIKERNKKAWVVERTNSKDSLKTSEIRFDPKTKYIIAKNAKAAGTATIDGNTYKYSQLSVVNREEGTRVEKLDPQFSAMVLKGSYRSKHFRHNQEVDSVKFEQYISDYGQQFGTNPNYLKIILPTYQTRKDYVNYERVLMKTPSKILVNTYHLINKVRIDSLAMEDFLETTALLTDDYLYDYLQSGLSQHVKSNNQSSMDRMDAIFTKLTDREKRFIGPMKVWSTYKGSSDNQAIQKGIDEMFALNDNEWKDGNVGRYIILLIQKQFVNGRTDTEEYKKLEKRLAVLAEDKIKDKRLINKAHLAFVNFSLFEAIKDKDPELGALYLKKAYDLSSKGNNEYEYQSFYDNVFTGAKKDYSEVYLAELGKRSGKDSVLKEYISEFAKSPAKSFSMLKQFYHGNYDKASFSSFLKSDVFPKLENAPAFLLKDLAGQEVAPSHFEGKWTFIDFWGTWCGPCVAELPEFNTLYEKKYALMEDKLKILTISCYDQETDLKNFISKNKYSFPVLISDGKVQTDYKITGYPSKVLISPEGKMIPIEFGQDWKSLVEEFVSL; encoded by the coding sequence ATGAAGAATATTGCTATTTTCCTTTTTGTCCTATTCGCCCAGGTGGCTTTTGCGCAAAAATTTCCAATCCATTATAAGATTGTGGAGACGAATGTCAGTAATGACCAATCCACACAAACGACTTTTTATATTTCTGTTCGTGAATCCAGGAATACAGAAAAACAAAAACAACTGGAATTGAGCTTGGATGGCAAGGAAGAAATTGATCTAAAGGATCAATCCGTAAATTTCTCTACGCTAAAAACTGCCGAATTACTTGATGGGCTAGGGAGTTCACCCAATTTTTTAGGATTTGTCCAATTCTATATAAACTACCCTTTAACTTTTGAGAATAAAGTCCTTGTCCAGGATACTGCAGCATTCAACCAAAAATTGACAAATTTAAAGGAGGAATTTAATTTAACCCTTTTAAAGGATGAGTTTTTTTTAATTAACAATAGCTATGAAAGCCTTTTTAACGATGTCTATTTCAATGACTTTGCCCATGTTAAACCAGAGCAATTAAAGCAATCTGAATTTCAATTAGGGGCATTTACCTATAAAATAAAAGAAAGAAATAAGAAGGCTTGGGTAGTTGAAAGAACGAATAGCAAAGACAGTCTGAAAACTTCCGAAATCAGGTTTGATCCTAAAACTAAATATATAATAGCAAAAAATGCCAAAGCAGCTGGGACAGCAACTATTGATGGTAATACTTATAAATATAGTCAGCTATCAGTAGTTAATAGAGAGGAGGGGACAAGAGTGGAAAAACTGGATCCGCAATTTAGTGCCATGGTCTTAAAAGGTAGTTATAGAAGTAAGCATTTCAGACATAACCAAGAAGTTGATAGCGTCAAATTCGAACAATATATCAGTGATTATGGGCAACAGTTTGGTACTAATCCCAATTATTTAAAAATAATATTACCTACCTATCAAACCAGGAAAGACTACGTTAATTATGAACGTGTTCTGATGAAAACACCTTCAAAGATTCTTGTCAATACCTACCATCTTATCAATAAGGTTAGAATTGATAGCTTGGCCATGGAAGACTTCCTGGAAACCACTGCTTTGCTAACCGATGATTACCTTTATGATTATTTACAATCGGGTTTATCTCAACACGTCAAATCAAATAACCAAAGTAGTATGGATCGCATGGATGCTATTTTTACGAAATTAACTGATCGAGAAAAGCGCTTCATTGGCCCAATGAAAGTCTGGTCTACATATAAGGGATCTTCAGATAATCAAGCAATCCAAAAGGGTATTGATGAAATGTTTGCATTGAATGATAATGAATGGAAGGATGGAAATGTTGGGCGATATATTATTTTGTTGATTCAAAAACAATTTGTCAATGGCAGAACCGATACTGAGGAGTATAAAAAACTCGAAAAAAGGCTGGCAGTCCTTGCTGAGGATAAAATCAAGGACAAAAGGCTGATCAATAAGGCCCATCTAGCCTTTGTGAATTTTTCGTTGTTTGAGGCAATAAAAGATAAGGATCCAGAATTGGGAGCATTATATTTGAAAAAGGCTTATGATTTATCTTCAAAAGGGAATAATGAATATGAATACCAAAGTTTCTACGACAACGTTTTTACTGGGGCAAAGAAGGACTATTCGGAGGTTTACTTAGCTGAATTGGGTAAGCGTTCTGGGAAGGATTCTGTTCTCAAAGAGTATATTTCAGAATTTGCAAAATCTCCGGCCAAGAGCTTCTCCATGTTGAAGCAATTTTATCATGGGAACTATGATAAAGCTAGCTTTTCAAGTTTTTTGAAATCTGATGTTTTTCCAAAACTTGAAAATGCACCCGCATTCTTGTTGAAAGATCTGGCAGGTCAAGAAGTTGCACCTTCTCATTTTGAAGGCAAATGGACCTTTATCGACTTCTGGGGAACATGGTGTGGGCCATGTGTCGCAGAGCTTCCTGAATTTAACACGCTCTATGAAAAGAAATATGCCTTGATGGAGGATAAATTAAAGATCTTGACAATCTCTTGTTATGATCAGGAAACTGATCTTAAAAACTTTATCAGTAAGAATAAATACAGCTTCCCCGTTTTGATCTCAGATGGAAAAGTACAGACTGATTACAAGATTACTGGCTATCCATCAAAGGTGCTGATCAGTCCTGAAGGAAAAATGATTCCAATTGAATTTGGACAAGATTGGAAAAGCTTGGTTGAGGAATTTGTAAGCTTATAA
- a CDS encoding sigma-70 family RNA polymerase sigma factor, which translates to MIKEQFEQLTEVEIIDRVLDGDKPLYEIIVRRFNTYLYKIGRSYNYNHEDTQDLMQDTYIDAFKCLAQFKQGSSFKTWIIRIMLNNCYRKKNKFSFKKETVNEIINENEMPMFNSTNDAQKEIFSHELGKIIEASLLRIPEDYRMVFSLREINGLNVAETSSLLDISEANVKVRLNRAKAMLRTEIEKTYSSEELFEFNLCYCNPFTERVMKKIHEI; encoded by the coding sequence ATGATAAAAGAACAATTTGAACAATTAACAGAGGTTGAAATCATCGATCGGGTCTTAGATGGCGACAAACCGCTTTATGAAATTATTGTAAGGCGGTTTAATACCTACCTATATAAAATTGGACGATCGTACAACTACAACCATGAAGATACCCAAGACCTGATGCAGGACACTTATATTGATGCCTTTAAGTGCTTGGCTCAATTTAAGCAGGGTTCAAGCTTCAAGACTTGGATCATCAGGATCATGCTCAACAATTGCTACAGGAAGAAAAATAAGTTCAGTTTCAAGAAAGAAACTGTCAATGAGATTATCAACGAAAATGAAATGCCTATGTTCAATTCAACCAACGATGCGCAAAAGGAGATCTTTAGCCATGAACTGGGGAAAATTATCGAAGCGTCCCTATTGAGGATTCCTGAGGACTACAGAATGGTTTTCTCCCTACGTGAAATCAATGGGTTGAATGTAGCAGAAACCTCTTCCCTACTTGACATCAGTGAAGCGAATGTAAAAGTGCGTTTAAATCGTGCAAAGGCTATGCTCAGGACTGAAATCGAAAAAACTTATTCGTCAGAGGAACTATTTGAATTTAATCTCTGCTATTGCAATCCTTTTACGGAGAGAGTCATGAAAAAGATCCATGAGATTTAG
- a CDS encoding sensor histidine kinase, with product MASGQELPALQSNLEQAKTKEEKFTALVNLSDYWSYRDTAKAFETLRQAQPFVEGKDFLRGIYLFYEAGIYYGYDNPKSQKLYMEAEKFLKDIDKPAAYGYRARLWHNYGSLEQQADNDKSFLDITLTYCIPFAIKSGDNDLLLSYFTDVGMVFYNNKEYQKALDYFEKAVSLVRTPEQESGNLLFTYLNMFDLFYAMGEIEKGDRVLGKAEKLLNKLEDKKLAAAYYKNKSRSLIQQKNYLEALKSIEKGLEWAQEYNSYWDFYYLKYEKVVVYNLIENYQAAKVELEELLRDPRGSAMTKNRLGLMSDLAEMEAKLGNMGAAYQIIRKHKQMSDSLSSLDFKKQMAELETRYRTKEKEQEIVLLENRNILNRAILLGGILLTSIFGLWVWYAWNARKKRNMKDTLLLKQQREIDVAKALVDGEEQERKRLARELHDGLLGRVTGLKMNVERIARDSEQNDLPTVVNELETVITDLRHTAQNLEPSVLKRNGLDEAIRHFCQSMQSGSSPISYYGQGLEGIKDKNIQLSIYRIVQELVTNAVRHAQATKILLQCSVENGFLMIEAEDNGKGFNPESIQRNMGLDNLESRLKSIGGTLKIDSQPGEGTHIIIECQL from the coding sequence ATGGCGAGTGGACAGGAACTTCCTGCATTACAGTCGAATCTCGAGCAGGCCAAAACCAAGGAAGAAAAATTTACTGCTTTGGTAAATCTTTCCGATTACTGGTCCTATCGCGATACAGCAAAAGCCTTTGAGACGCTTAGGCAAGCCCAGCCTTTTGTCGAAGGGAAAGATTTCTTGCGAGGAATCTATCTGTTTTATGAAGCTGGGATTTACTATGGCTATGACAATCCAAAAAGTCAGAAGCTCTACATGGAGGCTGAAAAATTCCTCAAGGATATAGATAAGCCTGCTGCTTACGGCTATCGGGCAAGATTGTGGCATAATTACGGTTCGCTTGAGCAGCAGGCAGATAACGATAAATCATTTTTGGACATCACTTTGACCTATTGTATCCCTTTTGCCATAAAATCGGGGGATAATGATCTGTTATTGAGTTATTTTACAGATGTAGGGATGGTATTCTATAACAATAAAGAATACCAGAAGGCTTTAGATTATTTTGAAAAGGCTGTCTCTTTGGTCCGGACGCCTGAACAGGAGTCAGGAAACCTATTATTTACCTATCTCAATATGTTTGATTTATTCTACGCGATGGGGGAAATAGAAAAGGGAGACCGTGTTTTGGGTAAAGCAGAGAAATTATTGAATAAGTTGGAGGACAAGAAACTAGCTGCTGCATATTACAAGAATAAGTCGAGGTCCCTGATTCAACAGAAAAATTATCTGGAGGCCTTGAAAAGTATCGAGAAAGGATTGGAATGGGCTCAGGAATATAATTCCTATTGGGATTTCTATTATTTAAAGTATGAAAAGGTTGTTGTATATAATTTGATTGAAAATTATCAAGCCGCGAAGGTTGAGCTCGAAGAATTATTGCGCGATCCAAGAGGGTCAGCTATGACCAAGAACCGATTAGGTCTTATGAGTGACCTTGCGGAAATGGAGGCGAAATTAGGGAATATGGGAGCTGCATATCAAATTATCCGAAAGCATAAGCAAATGAGTGATAGCTTGAGTTCATTGGATTTTAAAAAGCAAATGGCGGAGCTGGAAACTCGTTATCGGACAAAGGAAAAGGAGCAGGAGATCGTTCTGCTCGAAAACCGCAATATCCTGAACAGGGCAATCTTACTGGGAGGGATCCTGTTGACCAGTATTTTTGGCCTCTGGGTCTGGTATGCCTGGAATGCTCGGAAAAAACGGAATATGAAGGATACCCTTTTACTCAAACAACAGCGTGAAATCGATGTGGCAAAGGCATTGGTCGATGGGGAAGAGCAAGAACGAAAACGCTTGGCCAGAGAACTTCATGATGGGCTTTTAGGTAGGGTAACGGGATTGAAAATGAATGTGGAACGGATTGCTCGGGATTCGGAACAAAATGACCTACCCACTGTAGTCAATGAGTTGGAGACTGTCATCACCGATTTGCGGCATACGGCCCAAAATTTAGAGCCTTCGGTATTGAAAAGGAATGGTTTGGATGAAGCGATTAGACATTTTTGTCAATCCATGCAATCCGGCAGTAGCCCAATTTCCTATTATGGACAGGGGTTGGAGGGAATAAAGGACAAGAATATTCAACTCTCTATTTATAGGATTGTACAGGAATTGGTCACCAATGCGGTCCGACATGCCCAGGCAACAAAAATATTGCTGCAATGTTCAGTAGAAAATGGTTTCCTGATGATTGAAGCGGAAGACAATGGAAAGGGTTTTAACCCTGAAAGTATACAGCGAAATATGGGTTTGGATAATCTGGAATCCCGATTGAAGAGCATAGGAGGGACATTGAAGATTGATTCCCAACCTGGAGAAGGAACACATATAATTATTGAATGTCAATTGTAA
- a CDS encoding response regulator transcription factor has product MIRTVICDDHPLITQGLTSYLAAHNTIEIIGSTSSAKELRNIISKVEVDVLLLDIQLPDGNGIDLCVELKQEHPDLQILALSNLDDRNIILRMLNGGASGYLLKSAAMDEIVKAINHIYEGGVYLDLNAQKSLGSSKVNLSEEFPPITRREK; this is encoded by the coding sequence ATGATTAGAACTGTTATTTGCGATGATCATCCCTTGATTACCCAAGGATTGACAAGTTATCTTGCCGCACACAATACTATTGAAATAATAGGCTCCACATCCTCAGCTAAAGAACTTCGGAATATCATCTCGAAAGTGGAGGTTGATGTACTACTGTTAGACATTCAATTGCCGGATGGGAATGGCATTGATCTTTGTGTCGAATTGAAGCAGGAGCATCCCGATTTACAAATCTTGGCCCTGAGCAATCTGGATGATAGGAACATCATTTTGAGGATGTTAAATGGCGGTGCATCAGGGTATTTGCTTAAGAGTGCGGCAATGGACGAAATCGTTAAGGCGATAAACCATATTTATGAAGGTGGTGTCTACCTGGATTTGAATGCGCAAAAAAGTTTGGGGAGTTCGAAGGTAAACCTATCCGAGGAATTCCCACCCATTACCCGACGAGAAAAGTAG
- a CDS encoding DinB family protein: MDTAKSAQLNIIIPAYRMHTQTFINVLDGISEENALKRIDNRTNHLVWMAGNYVNVRYSMGNILGLKEEDPYQDLFYMGKTLDTQKEYPTLKQLLDNFHQISPKVYQALLEADDATLAETFEMGMQIPFIKEDKLNFVGMCIGREDYLCGQMALMRRILDYPGMKYDVDNSIAY; this comes from the coding sequence ATGGATACAGCAAAATCAGCACAATTGAACATCATTATTCCCGCTTATAGAATGCATACCCAAACCTTTATCAATGTCCTAGACGGTATTTCGGAAGAGAACGCACTCAAGAGAATTGATAATCGGACAAACCATCTGGTTTGGATGGCCGGAAATTATGTAAATGTGCGCTATAGTATGGGAAACATCTTAGGATTAAAAGAAGAGGATCCTTATCAGGATCTATTTTATATGGGAAAGACCTTGGATACACAAAAGGAGTACCCAACATTAAAGCAATTGCTTGATAATTTCCATCAGATTTCACCAAAAGTTTATCAAGCCTTGTTGGAAGCTGATGATGCAACTTTGGCTGAAACGTTCGAGATGGGAATGCAGATACCCTTTATTAAAGAGGATAAATTAAACTTTGTAGGCATGTGCATTGGTCGAGAAGACTACTTGTGCGGACAGATGGCTTTGATGCGTAGAATCTTGGATTATCCCGGAATGAAATATGATGTGGATAATAGTATTGCTTATTAA
- a CDS encoding M17 family peptidase N-terminal domain-containing protein has translation MSNPSFQRSQIGTYKSVEIELVTWDASMAEVDLSCACLFTHEINQKEPVGGLLHLNDAMDGLLFTLRDQKAFTGNYLDTLLIEQSLGKIKSERLLIIGLGRPEDWSGQTSADAVSVATRLAYQLNLESVAIAPSILDSGIEPDGDFSLQMLSALKERIDRQEQFHQLGLVKAPSIKKWFFDAGYTDFDVKADKFRGNFQKLINNN, from the coding sequence ATGTCAAATCCATCTTTTCAAAGAAGCCAAATCGGCACTTACAAATCCGTAGAAATAGAATTAGTTACTTGGGATGCCTCCATGGCTGAGGTTGACTTAAGTTGTGCCTGTTTATTTACCCACGAAATAAACCAAAAGGAACCTGTAGGCGGGCTGTTGCATCTTAATGATGCCATGGACGGATTACTGTTTACTTTAAGGGATCAGAAAGCCTTTACCGGAAATTATCTGGATACCTTATTGATTGAACAAAGCCTTGGGAAGATCAAATCTGAAAGATTGCTCATAATTGGTTTGGGAAGACCGGAAGATTGGTCTGGACAGACGAGTGCCGATGCGGTAAGTGTTGCTACTAGGTTAGCTTATCAACTAAATCTGGAAAGTGTAGCGATTGCACCGAGTATATTGGATAGTGGTATTGAGCCGGATGGAGATTTTTCCTTGCAGATGCTTTCCGCTTTAAAGGAACGTATCGATAGGCAAGAACAATTTCACCAACTCGGTTTGGTCAAAGCTCCTTCCATCAAGAAATGGTTTTTTGATGCAGGATATACGGATTTTGATGTTAAGGCAGATAAATTCAGAGGGAATTTTCAAAAGTTAATCAACAATAATTAG